The Henningerozyma blattae CBS 6284 chromosome 7, complete genome region aagaaaaattaatttttctacaattatcaaagagattatcaaaaaaaaaattttctcaCCTTTTAATACCCTGGCATAGTTCCTTTTAAGAACTGCTTTTAAATGCCTCATTATCTCTTTAAGTTAccctttttattatttcattcaCTTATCGTGCATTAACTTCacattttaattcattttctaatCATCTCAATTTACTTAATATTATAGATCAAAATAACAACTACATAATtaactttaaataaatattttaataatgttttACCTTTTACataatcaatattttaactGTTTTTCACAAACctgttaatttttttctttttataacCCTCAAGCTAATGGTATGTTTTAGATTATACCCATTCAAGAAACGTCAGTCAAGATTAACTATTACTGCAGGAAACACACTTGTCTATACACACAACGGcaaatattataatcttggagataaagaataaatatcttAAGAGCTCGGagtatttcattttttttaagaaataaatcTACACTTAACGCAGTACtatattactattttgCACACAACCTTAGAGTTCAGTTACTCCTATTTTTTAAGAAGTAGTAAATTGATATAAGTTTCCTATCTGAAAGTAAGTCTGTATGCTAATTTCAATCTCTAAAGAACTTTCTTGAATGACAAAATCCATATATTTTCGAGACCTAAATGTTTTTGAACTTTTTTTCCATCGGAGATATTCAAAAGTTTTCACACTACTAATCAGGCAAAGTTTCTAAAGGTCTTTATGGTATCTTTAACATTTGAATAAGTCTTAAGACATTTGTAAAAAATACATTCTCAAGCAAGAGGGGCAAAAATTGAAGTGTAGATTATACCTATATTTGGAAGTTTAATACTTCATCATTGTTTCTTCTGGAATATGTCATACACCAGACACATGTTCTAAAAGGTAAAGTTATGAGGACAAAAAATGCTAGGCTTTATTTCCGAGTAAAATGTCcatatgaaatttttttcttttttattcctACGGCTAAATTACGAAAACGACAATATCCGTTTCTAGATCTCAGTATGAAAATCGGAAATAAGTTTTTTTCACATCTTAGATTTTCTCCTCAAACTTCATTTTCTACCGAATCTGTCAAGACAATCCGAGATTTTCTCAGAATGGAAAAATTCTCTGGGCGATCTCGCTTTCCTTTAGGTAAACGATTATTTCCGATGGTGAAAATTCCTTATGAAGAATGTCATGACAATTTTAGTTGAGCAAATGTCCTATATCCAGAGTCATCCGTTGGAGaaaacttttttcaaaatttttccaaCGGTGACAACCTGAATAGTATAAATAGCTTATTATCTTTCATATTATCAACCATATCTCATATTGCCTATAGAATTTATTCCgtatatcatcattatttaattgttttttaatGTGAAGAGTAAAGCCAAGAATTCCAATCCCATAATTATACTATTAAATATGCATCGGATTAATCACAAAAATTCTACAACAACTACTAGGACTCAAACTTCAAACATTgaagttttaaataattacaaTTCCTTTGAACCatataatacaaatgaTGACATTAGctcatttgaaaatgacCTAGAAATTGCTTCAAAGGTTTCAAGCAAAAATAATGGAAAAGTTACTACTACCTTTTATGAGGACTCTTCTCTCGAAGAAGTTGATTCACTTAGTGGAAATGAAAAAACAGAATATTCTTCTCGTTGGGAATGGTTTTATAATGAAGTTTTAGTGGTTGACAAGTCCACAAAAGGTGTTTCATTTACACAATCGTttctttataataatgatttaaaaccAGTTGAAACTAAAAGAAGAGTTTGGTCCTGGTATAATTTTGCTTATTTCTGGTTGGCAGAATGTTTCAATATCAACACATGGCAAGTTGCCGCTACCGGTTTGCAGCTAGGTCTAAATTGGTGGCAATGTTGGATCGCAATTTGGATCGGTTATACATTTGTCGGTATATTTGTGGTTCTTGCATCCAGAGTAGGTTCAGCATATCATGTTTCTTTCCCTGTGTCTGCCAGGGCTTCATTCggtattttcttttctatcTGGCCAATTATTAACCGTGTAGTTATGGCTGTCGTTTGGTATTCAGTTCAAGCTTGGATTTGTGCTACCCCAGTCGGTTTAATGCTTAAGTCTATCTTTGGTTTGGATTTAGAGGAAAGAATTCCAAATCATTTCGGATCACCAAATACCACTACATTTGAATATATGtgttttttcattttttggGTTGTCAGTTTcccatttttattagtacCACCTCACAAGATAAGACATTTATTCACAGTTAAGGCAGCCTTAGTTCCATTTGCAGCATTTGGTTTCTTAATCTGGGCTATTAGAAAGGCTCATGGAACAATCGCCTTAGGTGCATTGTCTACTTTTATTCCACACGGTTCTGCTTTCTCATGGGCTTTTGTTAGAGCTATCATTAGTTGTATGGCAAATTTTGCTACAATGGTTGTCAATGCACCTGATTTTTCAAGATTTTCGAAACATCCAAACTCTGCCCTATGGTCTCAATTAGTTTGTGTTCCAGttctattttcaattacTAGTTTAATCGGTATTTTAGTCACAGCTGCTGGTTTTCAATTATACGGTATCAATTACTGGTCTCCAGTTGATGTTTTAggtaaatttttagaaacaAGCTTCACCAAAGGTACTAGAGCAGGTGTTTTCTTAATATCTTTCGTTTTTGCTCTTGCCCAACTTGGTACCAATATTTCTGCTAATTCTCTTTCATGTGGTACTGATTTAAGTGCGTTGTGCCCAAAATTCATCAACATTAGACGTGGTTCTGTTTTTTGTGCCTTAATTGCTTTATGTATTTGTCCTTGGAATTTAATGAgttcttcttctaaattTACCTCCGCCTTATCTGCTTATGCTATTTTCTTATCAAGTATTGCTGGTGTTGTCGCTGCCGATTATTTTGTGGTGAGAAGAGGTTACATCAAATTGACTCATCTATATTCCTTACAAAAGGGTTCAATCTATATGTATGGTAATAGATTTGGTATTAACTGGAGAGCTTTAGTTGCCTATTTCTGTGGTGTTGCTCCAAACTTACCAGGCTTTATTGGTGATGTCGGTGCTCCAGCCGTCACAGTTTCTGCCAATGCTATGAAATTGTACTACTTAAGTTATTGGATGGGATACGCATTTAGCTTCATTGCTTACATCATTCtatgttatttttttccagtAGCTGGCTCTCcagttaaaaatatcttaaaAGATAAAGGTTGGTTTCAACAGTGGGTAGAAGTTGAAGATTTCGAAAGAGAATGGAGAGCAACATTAGCAAAAGATGATTTGTCCAACGATATCAATGAGCAAGaatatgaagaatttaGACAAACtaagtttaatttttaattaaaccATCTTCAACTCTATGGACTTCTCAATATTCTCTATTCAAAAAGGaacaaaattttattcattattcattagcattcaatattaataatatccatccatttttttataacaATCCCTATAATATCTAgcataatatttatataaattcattatttcatttCTGCATatgtattttaaaataccCCATTGTTCtgcattttttaaatctcaattttttttcttgtaataTTTCGTTATATTAgagtttatttttaaaacaataaaaagcTATAATATTAGTTAATATCATATTATAAATCTCTTCTTTCACATATTGCCATTAAAtctataattaaaattaccTATTTTCCCGCTTTTAAAGgattttgatattattaaatctaCAAGAGCTAGCATTACCTGTTATGATCTGTATgcttaaaaatatattagatACTTAACaaatagaataaatatctatttttaatgaCCTAATTTCGATAGTACATTACTCTCATCTAGTAGCTAGTATCTTCTGTATGTTTAAAATACTACCTAATAATTGCTAAACCtctaaagatattatttttgaaatttttttttttaaaacaaagatttttattcttttagtAACCGCCATAAGTATGGCTTCATGAATATCTCTGATATTTTTCTCATTCAAAGAATAAACAAGAATAAATTACTTAGGTTTAGGGTGGGGAACACTATAAAGATGTTTATTTTGTCTTGAATTATACAATAAACTATTtaagtatttaaaaatagtGACCTCAATTGGAAATGACCCtgcaaatttaaatattattagatatgCAATTACACTCAGTGTTTCTAATTTGTCAAAACAAAcggaataattttttaattccaaagaaacaaaattatGCAAGCTGGTGTAACTTAATATAGTAAATTTGGCACTTAGTAGTGCGTACATACTACCACATAAGCTATTTAAATACATTCATTTACGGATTAGAGGATGtaaagaagataaaaaaagccaaaatattatacatatagttgaatattaatttgaaaaagttaattgaattattaaaacttCAGTGAAGtctaaattatctaataatatacgATTTTCCTATCTAAAAAGATCCCTGTCATTACGATATCTGACGGATATTTACTATAGTAACCCGGACTAATAAGTcgtgaaaatattatcacGACGTCCAAACAATATCTGAACTGAAGACATTAGTTCATATTATTGTAAAGTACATAATACTATGTTATAGAATAAACTATATATTACCTTATATagaactaaaaaaataaaactagTATTTTGTGACATATACTGTTAGCAGTGAACTAAGTCTAACTATTGAATTAATAGTAGAAAACTGTATACTTAATTTCCTAAGATTGACTATTAGCTTCCAGGAAATACTATAACTTACTTTATTAAGTATCTTAGAACAGTACACCGAAAACCCAGTAAAACAATATCTGTATGGTCACGTGATGTTACAAAatgtaacaattttaagctTTGCTACTCCTAgtagtatatctttttggCTGCTAGTTTAATACAAACCGTTTATTAAACTAAACAACTATATACCTGAGCCtatgtaagttaaatattattattattacgttccaatttgttcactatacacttccatcttttgttttctaGTTCTTACTTCTTTGTTCTACTTTAACCGTCTAGTTTATTCcttttagctttagattcttaaatagaatttatgttcatgattcaCTTACTTGTTAATCTACATGTTCATTCCGTTATCACGTCATCCTGATTTATACACGTgacaaaatattacaaacaCAAAAATGAAGGATGCGAGGTTCGAACTCGCGCGGACACCGTCCAACAGATCTTAAGTCTGCCGCCTTAGACCACTCGGCCAACCCTCCTATGTTTTGTTATTGTTTGTTGTAGACGAGATTAactttatactcatctacaagttgctaactagaaattatacataacACTGAGCAACTGCTAGTTGCATACCTGTGAATATCGGTTCGATGCATAATCTCTACTAGTTAGCCAGCATTACTTAAACTGGGCACTCCTACCCTTGTAAGTAAGTTTACAAACAgtccaattaaagtaaaatgggaaagctggcgttgacctttgaaaagtatttaaaggccagcttttccagacttaagacataaatttataattctttcacatagttatttagtttaaaaagaacaacaattatatttttattcgtaagttcgaagtattaactggtgttaagttaataagGTTGTTGAGTTAAGTTTTGGTAGTTACTATTTAAGTGTATCGTACTCCTAAGTTGGTTTACAACATTGTTTTTTGTAATATGAGACTAACAGGACAACGATGGTGTTTCAGAGTTCGGATGGTAGTGAGATCAGTAGTTACAGGTTGTATTACACAAGATTATTGTATCTCCCCTTGGTCCTTCTCTATATAGtatataatagtatattgATCTATACATGCTCCTTATATACTTCTTTGGAGCTGGACAGTTCTAGGTGCATGGTTACAAGATACGGTACACTCATTGAAACCTGGGTGTCATTCTTACTAATAGGTGTCCGAGATGAACCAGAAGTAGGTACAGATTCAGTGGTTACAGTTGATGTTCCACACCTGCTGAATAGTTGTTTCTCAGCTGTGGTCAGCTGATCTGTTCTCTCTCGAGGCTTCTCTTGTACTGATTTCTTGTAAGTATTACGTGAAAGGCGACGGCGCTTCGACGGTTTTACAACATTGTTGTGGCATAGTGATACTTTCAGTACGCTGTGTCAAGGGTTAGGAGCTTACAAGCCTTAACTAAATCAGAGACGTTCGCATCAACATGTTGCGACGCGTAAACTCGCTTGTATATAAAGCGATGCCCATGAGGCATCTATATAGAATTACACAGAATAAGATAAGTAAGTTATagttataagaataatcaGGGTTATAGTCATCTGTAAAATACTAGCCAGATCACTATATAATAGTTGTTTTTGGCATAGAACCAATAATTAACTGCTTGGATCCAACCATTACCAATTACAAAACACAAGAACCTATGCCCACTGATTGAAGCTTATCGATCTCCGATATAGCTACTATAAAGCAAAAAATACTAAACATATCAACACATATAATTAAAGCCATATATGAGATAAATTAATGAGATAAATTAATGAGATAAATTAATGAGTCATTAATGCCAGTCTAAGGAAATTACACCCCtaattaatacaaataacTGCTAAATAATTGACCAATTGCTAATAGTCAGTCTCTATTTTGTTTGTGTCACTTTAACTTCAATTTATGCTTAATATTGACAATTCCGGCATACCCTCTATTGCTGTTACTATTGCTCAATATTTTCCCTTTTACTTAATATCTTTCTTTGTTGACTCCAACAGGTCAACTTTGTTTTGTTGTATTCTAACGAATACTAACGTGTCACCCAAGACACGTAACTCTGTGCTGAAGTCCAACTTGTATATGAACTCCTCTAAGTCCCATTAATGCTTAACCTCTGTCTatagttatatatattctggatatataaaagaaccAAGCTATTTCGATCTAGCCTCTATCTGTAATATCAcagttttttaaaaaataacttCCAGTGATATGTACATTTATATCAGTCATATCGTAGAATTCAGTATGCCTCAAGGCTAATATGCACCATCCGTCTGTATGTTTCAATATACGGTATGTATCAGTATAACATTCCCAACCCTTCAGACTTGTATATAAATGGACCTTACTTATTGGTAGATCATAATATGTTGGTACATACTGCTCATTGAAACATACCAAATGTTACTACATCCCTGGATCTGAGGCCTATAAGCAGATTACTtgttaatataataatacattttTTGTTCGAAATAACCTAGTAGATAACCTGAAAAGTAAACTCAAATAGAGCGTAGGGTCaatagataatattttcaaagcaatatttatttataattttagaGCATAAAGCAAAAGAAGAAGGgctttaaattaattatagGGTTGCACTATATGCTAATCCTATTCATAGTTGCAAAAGTTGAACAACTCCCTAAGTTACACATTAGTATAGTTATCCTAAAACAAACTTCAGTAAACCGAGTGAAACACACCAATACGTACACTTATTAGAACAATATTCCTAGCGTAAGTTGTTCCCATTATGGCCTTCTTCATATGCTCTTCCAGTTCATGTAAATCCTAGGCAATCAAGGTATGGTATGCAATTCCGATGACTATTCCAATGGGACTttaattatcaaaaattcCCCAGCCTGCAAGCCTTATAATAAAGGGGAAAatccaaatatatattatttccaTTAAACCTTCGCTTAATGACGCAGTACAGTAACTTACTCATTACTCAGAATTCAAGTGTATAAAACTTCTGCACTAGTACCGATGATTCATTAGATTTTTATCTTATGAACCATTTAATGGAAAGAAAATCAGCAAACAAGATTTAGATCACTTtctataaatttttattgtatttCTATCTAGCTGAAACCTGTACGATATTATTGATCAAGCGTTTGTGTCAGCTCTtcctatatatataatctaagtataatattaattagcCCTAATGCCTCATTCAACTATAGATACTCTCTCCCTTTTCCGTCGCTTCTGGTAATACTATTTTCTTTGTTACCCTAGACTTATCaacattatttattatagttttaaataaagaaaaatagtGTGTAAATGGAATTCCTATCCTTTAATATGAATTATGGATCCATATTTTAGTAACCGATCCTAAACCTCACAAATTCTTTGCAGGAATATTGGAAAGATCAGTAGATCTTAGTGATGACTATCAATTTAATAGCATATATCAtatctttttaaatattgcttaaattattatggtaaccaaaaaaaaagcgaTTAAATTACtaaagtattattaaaaaattaaattaaaaattattcagaTACAGAGTTTCATCTGCACATTAAGTCAAATATTCATTCTTACACCTTTAGCTAGTTCCATTATAGCATTTTTAACCCTcttatttgatatatttccaaataattacaattttaACCATGTAGACGCAATTCCAGAAAACAGGCGTTCATTTCAAAGTAACTTAGtttaaagtaaaattaaGAAGTAACAagaagttttttttatttcgaATTTTAGGATTTGAGATTTATACAAAGTTATTTGTAAAGATGAGACTCGATTATATAAGTTCCTGTTTGATAACTTTTGTTGTTACTGTTGAATCGgtaatatttaaacaaacatctaataaaataaaaatgctTAGATCAAAAGATTCTTACtaagataaaatattactgATAGTATTATATCTACtcaaaatagtaaaaataCATCTGTCAGGAAAATGGGATAGGAAGTGATGTCAAAAATAGAGTTACTGTGAACCATGGTGGGAAATATCACAATATAAAATGTCTCAGTTACAAAAGTGTTGGAGATGTTTACTATATAATAtactatttattatttagtgGAGTAGTGGTATTAAAgtgtttatattttgtttatcaATGTCAGCTTGTCTGATTTGAATGAGTGACGACAGTCACTGACAAAAATATTGGATGATGGAAAATAACAATGACTgagataaataataatatacaaaagAAAAGGCAGAAGAAAATCTTGTAGAAATGAGATGAATAAAATTAGTTTAATTAGTCCTTGTGGAACATTCCTATCTTTGGTAGATGGGAATTGCCCTTGGCATCTGCCTTGTTAAAATAGCTCACAGTGAGACGTAAATATTGCATGAATAAGAAAGCCATAGAACCTGCACATCTGAATGCAGCAAGAGCAGCAACACTCCATAATAGGAAAATcagatatttattatccACATCGGCTGGAGAATAGATTTGTGTAATGGCCATAACCAACAACAAGTTAGTTAGCATCCAGATCATGACTATTCTGGTTCTAATGTCTCTATAATAGTCATTACGATGTTGAGCTTCGTCAAAGTGTTCTTCCTCTATCTCGACTTCTTTCAAACgacttttaatttcaataaatttcttaTCAACTTCTTGTGGCCAATCTGTTTCCACAATTTGTTTACCATCAGGACCTTGAACAACAATAGCTTTAGCTAATGGCTTTGAAGTGCCTGTAGAACCTTTAGTACCCCAGGAAACATCATGGGTATTACAGAATGCAAAGATTTGTAAAGTGCAGGTAAAAGCAGGTAATgttacaaaatattgtaaagatgatgaaaagaTATGCCATGGATCCAAATACATGAAAGAGGAAAACACATATAGCCCATAAGTGGACAATATTGAAATGACGATATTAACAAATGTACTATAAGACTCGGTATGCTTAACTAAAGTCTGGATAGCAAATAACAGGCCACAAACCAATGAATAAATTGCacaaatagtaataataaccatTGATGTTAAGAATAACCATTTAGCACCTTGTGGTCTATTACCCATAGATATGATAAAACAACAAGCCAAATCACAAAtgattaaatatttgaagaaaataaataaagcaACACCATTGTGAATAACCTGGTTCAATGAACCAGCCAAATAATAGAATGTAATGACAAAGTTTGCAATGGAGAACCATCCAAATAAACTTTGAACAAATTGatagaaaaattcaatatgaaagaaaaatttacgCGTTATAGAATGTCTGGTTTTCCAAATTTGGTAGAAATGTAATTGAGCAAACATAGCAGCAAACATGGCACCATTTAACCAACGCCTTCTTTGAGAAATAAATTCAGGGACATCTTCTGGTACATCTGTTTCACCAGTAGCTTCCTTAACATATTTTAACACCCAACGTGCATCTCTCTTAGCAACCAGTTCCCAACATAAAATTCTATCTTCTGCTAAATACATATTAGCTGTAAAAACGTCATGATCTCTACCTTCCTGTGTTTCACCTAagaaatatgaatataatgGACCAGTCCCATCTTCATGGTTCAATAGAGCACGATATCTATAAGCTGATAATGCACCTGGTAAGACAGAAATATAACCAAAAATACTTTCTAAGGGTTTATCCAAAATATTAGacattttatattcaaaattttgagATGCTACCAAAggattcaataattttttaccatAACTACCAGTCATAGTAGTAATTTGCCCAGCAGCACCCGCAACATTGGAATCCCTATCAAATGCCTTCcataaatgataaattgcGACATCGTTTAAACGGGTACCAACATCTACTAAACAAACGACATTTGGCTGTAAGACTGGACAAAACGCATTAAATAACCAACGATGAGagttaattttctttttattttcttcttttaaacaaaatacGAATTGAACAGGTACAATTCCTTTAGAAACATAATCTAAATcagaatttattgaaatttggGTTGTCAATTCAAAAATGTGAGCCTTGACTGAATCACCATTAACAGAAGCTTTAGCCATATCTTCTTGGTAAACACCTAAGGCAGCTAAGTAATCTAGAGATCCTTGATTAACCTTTGATCTACCATCACTAATTAAGATTACAGATGCTTTTTTCCAACCATTTTCACCCCAAACTGGGGATTTACTACGAGTACATAAatgagaaatatttttcatgaTTGAATGCACAGTTCTTGCCAAACCAAATTTATCTTCGTTATACATTGTAATACAAATAACAATTTGGCATTCTCTGTTCATTTCTGCGAACCTTAGGGAGTAACCCTGCTCCAAAAATTCATCTGGATCAGCAGTACAAGCAGTATATCTCATCTCGGTAAATTCCGGAGAATCTCTTCTTGGCAATGTTTCTAATAGGGGTCTTGGGATTGGATTATCTAGTTTTAAAATAGCCTTATTTGGTGCTACAGCAGGTCTCTTTCTACTTTCTGAATTAGCACGTCTAACGTAATCACGTCTAACTGGGTGgtttaattcaaatctaGTTTCACCAAATGTTTCGCTAGAAAATATAGTTGATTGATCATCATCATAAGAATTACGGATTTTACTTTCttcataataatttgatgatgaagctGCAGTAGAGgtt contains the following coding sequences:
- the FUR4 gene encoding uracil permease (similar to Saccharomyces cerevisiae FUR4 (YBR021W); ancestral locus Anc_3.221), yielding MHRINHKNSTTTTRTQTSNIEVLNNYNSFEPYNTNDDISSFENDLEIASKVSSKNNGKVTTTFYEDSSLEEVDSLSGNEKTEYSSRWEWFYNEVLVVDKSTKGVSFTQSFLYNNDLKPVETKRRVWSWYNFAYFWLAECFNINTWQVAATGLQLGLNWWQCWIAIWIGYTFVGIFVVLASRVGSAYHVSFPVSARASFGIFFSIWPIINRVVMAVVWYSVQAWICATPVGLMLKSIFGLDLEERIPNHFGSPNTTTFEYMCFFIFWVVSFPFLLVPPHKIRHLFTVKAALVPFAAFGFLIWAIRKAHGTIALGALSTFIPHGSAFSWAFVRAIISCMANFATMVVNAPDFSRFSKHPNSALWSQLVCVPVLFSITSLIGILVTAAGFQLYGINYWSPVDVLGKFLETSFTKGTRAGVFLISFVFALAQLGTNISANSLSCGTDLSALCPKFINIRRGSVFCALIALCICPWNLMSSSSKFTSALSAYAIFLSSIAGVVAADYFVVRRGYIKLTHLYSLQKGSIYMYGNRFGINWRALVAYFCGVAPNLPGFIGDVGAPAVTVSANAMKLYYLSYWMGYAFSFIAYIILCYFFPVAGSPVKNILKDKGWFQQWVEVEDFEREWRATLAKDDLSNDINEQEYEEFRQTKFNF
- the CHS2 gene encoding chitin synthase CHS2 (similar to Saccharomyces cerevisiae CHS2 (YBR038W); ancestral locus Anc_3.224), which gives rise to MTDNPFMVDPNSGSPNRNSRPGLSRFYTNSSTEGSRNSRDPTHNNNFQMNMNNNQNIFDDKYEDDFYDSGNFQGLPPSPSKAAVRYSPDRRKRSQFYRDSVPNSPVVNRYTANLQQSPKRPQDTIINMAPVSDDEDEEEDIISSYYSQQPPPQSPFNPSRVPSSIRPNSNNIFAGSRNYSQNSKYSGSISITSTAASSSNYYEESKIRNSYDDDQSTIFSSETFGETRFELNHPVRRDYVRRANSESRKRPAVAPNKAILKLDNPIPRPLLETLPRRDSPEFTEMRYTACTADPDEFLEQGYSLRFAEMNRECQIVICITMYNEDKFGLARTVHSIMKNISHLCTRSKSPVWGENGWKKASVILISDGRSKVNQGSLDYLAALGVYQEDMAKASVNGDSVKAHIFELTTQISINSDLDYVSKGIVPVQFVFCLKEENKKKINSHRWLFNAFCPVLQPNVVCLVDVGTRLNDVAIYHLWKAFDRDSNVAGAAGQITTMTGSYGKKLLNPLVASQNFEYKMSNILDKPLESIFGYISVLPGALSAYRYRALLNHEDGTGPLYSYFLGETQEGRDHDVFTANMYLAEDRILCWELVAKRDARWVLKYVKEATGETDVPEDVPEFISQRRRWLNGAMFAAMFAQLHFYQIWKTRHSITRKFFFHIEFFYQFVQSLFGWFSIANFVITFYYLAGSLNQVIHNGVALFIFFKYLIICDLACCFIISMGNRPQGAKWLFLTSMVIITICAIYSLVCGLLFAIQTLVKHTESYSTFVNIVISILSTYGLYVFSSFMYLDPWHIFSSSLQYFVTLPAFTCTLQIFAFCNTHDVSWGTKGSTGTSKPLAKAIVVQGPDGKQIVETDWPQEVDKKFIEIKSRLKEVEIEEEHFDEAQHRNDYYRDIRTRIVMIWMLTNLLLVMAITQIYSPADVDNKYLIFLLWSVAALAAFRCAGSMAFLFMQYLRLTVSYFNKADAKGNSHLPKIGMFHKD